TCATCGCTGCGACGTGTTCTCTTTAACTTCCGCCCCTTCGCTCTGGCTGTCTTAGTGTTTGAACGCTGGCCCTGCATTCCCCCTCCCCCAGCCAAGCTGTCTATTGCATTTCTCTTCGGCCTTCCTATGGGTCTACCTGTGCTCCTCCTTTTACTTTTTGGCATATTTGTCCTCTCCTTCTGCGCCTTCTCTCCTTTATCATGTTCTTCCACACTGCCAAGCCTTGAGCCTTTCTTGTTCCCATTCTCCACAGCGTCAACCCTGTCgcttgcagttttgtttttcttaccCTGCTTCTGTTCGCAGCCAGAAACCGCTGTGTGGTAACGCTGGACGTGACTCTTCAAGCTCACGTTGTGATTGAAGCATTTATCACAATGCTGACACTTATAAGGCCTCTCCCCCGTGTGCAGACGCATGTGGGACTTCAGGTGGCTCGCCTGGTTGAAGCCACGTTCGCACACTGAACACTTAAATGGCTTCGCCCCTGTGTGCACAGCCAAGTGTCTCTGGAGAGAAAGGGGACGGTAAAATTCAATCCCACAGATGTCACACTTTAGCTGTCGGGGGCCTCTGTGGTCCTCCAGGTGGACGCTGCGGTCCTTATTTGTGGCAAACGTCTCTGAACAGTCGGGACATTTGTAGGGCTTTCCTTCAGTGAGGTGGGTCTGCTCATGTGTGCGTTTGTCCACCTTTGTTTTGAACGTAACGTGGCAGTATTTGCACCGATGCTCGTAGTTCTCATCGTGGACTCTGCTGTGACAATTTAGGGCGACCTCGCTAACACATCGCTTGCCACAAATGTTGCAAGAATAGGGTTTAACTTTGTGCTCACACGTGTGAGACCTCAGTCCATTGAAGAACTTTCCACACTCTGTGCAGAGCTGACTGTGTTTGAAGGCGAGCGGAGGGTAATCGTAGCTTTCATTCTCACTTTcgctttcactttcactttcctcATCAGATTCATCATTCAGAAGCTCGTGCTCCAGCGAAGCGTCGCTCTTCGGATTCCAGTCCTCGTCTGAATCCGTGCCGCCTTCGTTGCCTGATTCCTCGGTTTCGTCTGTGGCATCACTCTCCTCATTGATGAGAGCAGGTGTTGACACAGTCTGTGAAAGATAAAATGGTAAGAACGTATGATTCCATTAAAAGGGGGATAAACTATGAAGCTAGCAGTGGATCTGTCGTGGTGTGTCTGACTACCTGTTTGATCTCTGGAGTTACATCTGAGCCTTCATCTGATGGGACACTGGCATTGACTTGGCTTTTCCACTGGTGTCTGTACTCACACTGAAGGCACCGTTGGTTCAAGATGATCAGCACCCCGTAAGTGACCTTCTCCACCTTCACCTTAGAACCACATAGCGGACACTTGCTGTTAAACAACTGGAGGAGTTGATTTTCATTCACGACATACTTCCCTTTCATCTGTAGAAGTgcagctctaaaaaaaaaatgtaaacagaaaattGTGAGATACAGGTTTAAAAAGCTGGCCTTGTGTGGTAAAAGCGCTGATACCAAAGATGACCTTACTTTTCTCTGATCACATCGATGTTCACGATTTTTTGAAGCATCTGAGCATAATCACACACGAAAGCATCTGAAGTGTCACTCTGCTCTGGGCTTTCTTGGGCAGCTGCAAAAGAAATTTTAAGTTCCCACGaagagaaaacatttgcattaCTACCCACTCCATTTTAACAAACCCGTAACGATGTGATGTTTCTTACCCGGTGAAGTTAGTCCTGATTCTTCAGAACAGGAGGATGGACTATCATTTGGTCCAAATTGATCACACGGAGAAGAAACTTCTGTGATTTCAAAGGTCTCCTACACAAAGAAACATTAAAGAACAAAAGCTCGGATGGCTCAATAGGCCTGTAAATGTGAGCAGTGGGTCATCACATTCCTCCAGTTATGTTATTATCGCTTCACCAAAGATGTGGAAAATGCTCATTGTACAGTATCAACAGTACCACAGCGCTGGGTCAATAAAGACATACCTGACACCTGTCAGCACAAGCAACTTTTCAGCGGTCGCAATAAAAATCTTTCGATGTGAATCACTTTTATATATTGTACTCTTCATCTTGCACATAGCACTCCTGTTATGACTCTTAATGCGTGTTTCTGATGATGTAAATGATTTTCTAGTTGTTACAGGTGTTAAAATCGTTCATATTCAATTCTTATTTAAGAGATCAATGCTGTGGAGGGGGAAAGACTTGAGAAATCATGATGATCATGATGGTTTAACTCTGATTTTGTCTTAATACCAAACCTATTAAGACAAAAAATGTGTCTCCCtataattaaataaatacttCTGGACACATTTGCTGCACTTGACAATTCTATTTGTACTATGGCTCTGGCCtatttttaatgatttgctTAAtgtaaattcaataaaaattgTGGTAGACTTCCGTCCACTCAACCCGGTTAGTGTGGCAAAACAAACCAACCCTGACGAAAACATGGTGTCCACAGTACCGTGTAGCGTTCGCCTCATATGCAGTGTTGGTGGGACGGGGTTGTGTCTTTCTAGAACCGGAGAATTAAGCTGTCGAAGCAAAATAACCACGTTTTCTGGCCTCACCTGGTCTGGCTCAGGTTTGTCTGGCTCAGGTTCGTCGGGCTCAGGGTCGTCTGTCTCTGATTTGAGACACAGTGATGGGACAGCGCTGGACGTCAGCTGGACCGTGCCGGTCCGAGTCACGTCTACAAAGCAACTATGGGTGAAGTGTTCGCTGCAAATGGTGATATCAGTCCAGGACGACTCCTTCAGTCTTTGAACATTGACTTCGAGCAGGAACTGGACCcactccagcctcctctccgGATCCTCCGGTAACTTGAACCGCTGCGCAGTGCGACGCCACGAATCACATCCGACGACGGAGCACATCCTGGATTAAGTCTGGTCCACTTTTGCAAGTGGGAGGACAGACTTGTAGTTAATGTGTACagaaacaggaggacagacagtcTTAGTGTCCCAAACACACGGGGTAACAGCTAACGACTAGCTTATTCTAGAACGGCAGTGGCGGGCAGCCGAATGGGCGTGGTTTCATGCTAAGGTCCGCGTGGTTTGGTATCAGGCGTGTCCCGGCTGTTTACACGACGACTATAAAGGCCCATAAAACGCGATTTATCTAATAATAGACCTCTGAGTCAGCTGCTAAACGACTTCTATGTGGGACAGTCTCAGTACAACTCCTAAGATAATATGGCAACTGTTCATAATGAGGTAtgtgaagaggaaaaatatATTACTGTTTAATTCTAAAACGTAATCTAGCTACATGCAATCCTGTGAACACTGCAAACCAAATTCAATTAGGAGTAGGAGTGGGAGcccagtagtagtagtagtagtagtagtagtagtagtaataataataatatgtcaAGAGGCCTTTCCCAAACGTCCCTGTAATGCTGTTCTCTGAACAGTCTACAGTGACGTCCCTGTGGCCCCGTGTTGTGGGTTCAATGAGGACCTTCAGAGGATGTGCTGGGGacatgtttttgcttgtttgtttatttgtttgttgggTACAGAGTGAGATAATGTGCTTGGAAAAAGCAAACTAACCGTTTTAAGGTTTTTACAATATAAAGCCACCTGTCTACCCCCACAGCTTCATTCTTCAACGTTACCTGGTTTTCATTGAACTCCAGAAGCAGATGAAACGTTTTTCAACCCTGTTGccacaaaaatgttaaattacacacacacaccatcccaaAAGATGACCTGACCTGTTAGATGTAAAGAACAAGTAAATAAACCTCCTTTCTCAGCAGAATGTGTGATTAACGTTCAAGCAGTTTACAGATAAATCATCATTACATACTGCATTATTATTAGCAATAAAGTATTGGACAATACTTAATATCAGCTGTGTTTAATATGCTTTTATCCAGTTTGATCCTATAGTATACACATCAGGTACAAGATCCAAAAGTATGAAATAAAGCAACAGCTTCTCTTGACAGTAAAAGGCAGCAACATCTGACCGTGGTCCTGGCCGAGGTGCAAACGTTTTATCTGTGCTATTATGCAGTTTTCTAGGAACTAAGTCCACTTCTGTATGAACGTCCACTGTATATGGCTCCTTCCTTTTCACAATCATTCAAACCAAAAAACTTCTTTAGCTCTTATATTAGGAATCTTCACACCACTAGATTTTTCCTCGGTTTTCCTTTGCGCTTCCCGAAACTCTTGCCACTGTTCTGGCTGCTgcacctctttttctttctttcttctgggTCAAAATCAGAGTCACTGTCCGAAACCTTTCCCCTTCCTCTTGATCTGCTTGCGCTCGATGTCAcctcctcgctcctctcctcttcctcccctgctgAATCGAAGGACGTGTCGCTGTCACTCAGCTCACTGCATTGTGCTCTCTTCAGCTTCTGCCTTAACAGTTTTTTTCCAGTCTCGGTCTTTGAACACTGGCCTTCCACTTGAACCGCCAGAACCAAATTCCCGGGTTCATTTCTCTTCGGCCTTCCTATTGGTCGACCTGTgctcctctttttattttttggcatGCCTGCTGTCtccttctgcacctcctcttctgtgtcttgttcttcttctccattGTCCAAGTCAgagtttgtgcttttcttgctctCATTCCCCTCAGCATCACCAGTGTCACTTTCCcttttgtttatcttttcttttttctgttcgCAGCCAGAAACCGATGTGTGGTAACGCTGGACGTGACTCTTCAAGCTCACGTTGTGATTGAAGCATTTGTCACAATGCTGGCACTTATAAGGCCTCTCCCCCGTGTGCAGACGCATGTGGGACTTCAGGTGGCTCGCCTGGTTGAAGCCACGTTCGCACACCGAACACTTAAACGGCCTCACTCCTGTGTGCACAGCCAAGTGTCTCTGGAGAGAAAGTGGCGTGACGAACTGAATCCCACAGATGTCGCACTTTAACTTCCGGGGGCCTCTGTGGTCCTCCAGGTGGACGCTGCGGTCCTTATTTGTGGCAAACGTCTCTGAACAGTCGGGACATTTGTAGGGCTTTCCTTCAGTGAGGTGGGTCTGCTCGTGGCTGTGTTTGTCCACCTTTGTTTTGAACGTAACGTGGCAGTATTTGCACCGATGCTCGTAGTTCTCATTGTGAACTCTGCTGTGACAATTTAGGGCGACCTCGCTGACACATCGCTTGCCACAAATGTTGCAAGAATAGGGTTTAACTTTGTGCTCACACGTGTGAGACCTCTGTTTACTGAAAAACATCCCACACTCTGTGCAGAGCTGACTGTGTTTGGGGGCAAGCGAAGGATAATCGtatctttcttcctcttcatttttgGTTGTGtcatctgtttccttttcaAGCCCTCTAGCCAGCAAAAAATGCTTCGCTGGCTTCCAGTCCTCGTCTGAGTCCATGTCACCCTGATCACCTGATTCCTCTGTTTCATCCATGGTATCACTTTCGTCATCAATAACGGCGACTATTTCAGGGACCCCTGTGGTACTGCCATGGGTGTCATCTGTTGTCGATGCCTGTAATACAGTGAAAAGATATGGATAAAATCAAAAAGATGTTTGAATCTGTACAGCAGACTTTTAAATTGTAcaactaaaaaaacaaaactaaaaagaaGGTGCAAGCAGAGGACATATAATTTATGATTCTGAATAAGCAGGTGATAAAACCCCCAACTGAATGCAAAAAGTATTCATtgcaagtattaaaaaaaaaaagtatagcAAGGGAATGC
The Chaetodon auriga isolate fChaAug3 chromosome 12, fChaAug3.hap1, whole genome shotgun sequence genome window above contains:
- the LOC143329161 gene encoding uncharacterized protein LOC143329161, coding for MCSVVGCDSWRRTAQRFKLPEDPERRLEWVQFLLEVNVQRLKESSWTDITICSEHFTHSCFVDVTRTGTVQLTSSAVPSLCLKSETDDPEPDEPEPDKPEPDQETFEITEVSSPCDQFGPNDSPSSCSEESGLTSPAAQESPEQSDTSDAFVCDYAQMLQKIVNIDVIREKAALLQMKGKYVVNENQLLQLFNSKCPLCGSKVKVEKVTYGVLIILNQRCLQCEYRHQWKSQVNASVPSDEGSDVTPEIKQTVSTPALINEESDATDETEESGNEGGTDSDEDWNPKSDASLEHELLNDESDEESESESESENESYDYPPLAFKHSQLCTECGKFFNGLRSHTCEHKVKPYSCNICGKRCVSEVALNCHSRVHDENYEHRCKYCHVTFKTKVDKRTHEQTHLTEGKPYKCPDCSETFATNKDRSVHLEDHRGPRQLKCDICGIEFYRPLSLQRHLAVHTGAKPFKCSVCERGFNQASHLKSHMRLHTGERPYKCQHCDKCFNHNVSLKSHVQRYHTAVSGCEQKQGKKNKTASDRVDAVENGNKKGSRLGSVEEHDKGEKAQKERTNMPKSKRRSTGRPIGRPKRNAIDSLAGGGGMQGQRSNTKTARAKGRKLKRTRRSDEQSEDEPPESDISFDSAEGEQEGSEEVTSSASRSRRRAKKSERDSQENSKKKRCSSQSGGKGSGKRLGGPGKNQVVEDT
- the LOC143329159 gene encoding uncharacterized protein LOC143329159, yielding MCSVVGCYSRRRTAQRFKLPEDPERRLEWVQFLAAANKQRFKESSWTDITICSEHFKDDCFENLTPSHSGVTGKVQLTLKPSAVPSLCVQSEADEPEPHLERPQCVEPMETTEATYQGELSLSEESTLSSTACGSPVPRGVSTDAPDVFMSVYGQMHPRNVNIDLIREKAALLQMKGKYVVNEKRLLQLFSCKCPLCGSKVTVEKVTDGLLIILNQQCLQCEYRNQWKSQVNASVPSDEDQHLTGGSDVTPEMQQASTTDDTHGSTTGVPEIVAVIDDESDTMDETEESGDQGDMDSDEDWKPAKHFLLARGLEKETDDTTKNEEEERYDYPSLAPKHSQLCTECGMFFSKQRSHTCEHKVKPYSCNICGKRCVSEVALNCHSRVHNENYEHRCKYCHVTFKTKVDKHSHEQTHLTEGKPYKCPDCSETFATNKDRSVHLEDHRGPRKLKCDICGIQFVTPLSLQRHLAVHTGVRPFKCSVCERGFNQASHLKSHMRLHTGERPYKCQHCDKCFNHNVSLKSHVQRYHTSVSGCEQKKEKINKRESDTGDAEGNESKKSTNSDLDNGEEEQDTEEEVQKETAGMPKNKKRSTGRPIGRPKRNEPGNLVLAVQVEGQCSKTETGKKLLRQKLKRAQCSELSDSDTSFDSAGEEEERSEEVTSSASRSRGRGKVSDSDSDFDPEERKKKRCSSQNSGKSFGKRKGKPRKNLVV